One window from the genome of Deltaproteobacteria bacterium encodes:
- a CDS encoding NAD-binding protein — translation MEHGSSGNNDWRHGWMFWVITLGTLGVLGLGFLGHARYEQAQNDGHADFASATYHALQLLILHAPHLDHAVPPELHAARALSVVVVFLAGFLAFLGFFRQEWLLVRLRLRWWRAYVVLCGLGDLGRRLRWWDDHVVICGLGDLGPRLALDGRRRGRFVVAIEKSGNASVLEQARRGGVLVLEGNACEESTLRRARVAGAECLVAACADDHTNTAIAALAGQLLARRPASLDPLLVRLLIRNPKTRDVLLGSKLIPTGTHLAPRDDSAPRYRVNLSDLDYHATAARLALNHHALDVRDGLDTEPVREHDDTIVHLVVIGFGLMGRALMLQAARLCHFANEVGENILPRITIVDHDPSNWTEFKSRQKHLDEVCVAEFQTHDPSGTSFADIMAALGNTPNTRVTYAVCLEPHSEPDKRAENDRVNLHLSIELAGHVDAAVQTLVFQSTRCGYAALFPPSDQATVRHLHPFGMIEDIYAWDVLLHEAEDKLASRLHQFYLEGEKKKADFGSKPGHKAWAELPDYLKDSNRQAADHIRIKLRTLELSEEALLSGPELSTSQIELLAKMEHVRWCAEKWLDGWEYSPDRNNDKKRHDDLRAWRELPDTERWIDRDLVAKIKAALRETDGKS, via the coding sequence ATGGAGCACGGATCGTCCGGCAACAACGACTGGCGGCACGGCTGGATGTTTTGGGTCATCACGCTCGGCACGCTCGGAGTGCTGGGGCTCGGGTTTCTCGGACACGCGCGCTACGAGCAGGCCCAGAACGATGGCCACGCGGATTTCGCCTCGGCGACCTATCACGCGCTGCAGTTGCTGATCCTTCACGCGCCCCATCTCGATCACGCTGTGCCGCCCGAGTTGCATGCTGCGCGCGCGCTCAGTGTGGTCGTCGTGTTTCTCGCGGGCTTCTTGGCCTTCCTCGGCTTCTTTCGCCAGGAGTGGCTCCTCGTGCGGCTGCGTCTGCGCTGGTGGCGGGCCTACGTGGTGCTTTGCGGTCTTGGCGACCTCGGCCGGCGATTGCGCTGGTGGGACGACCACGTGGTGATTTGTGGCCTTGGCGACCTCGGCCCGCGCCTGGCGTTGGACGGACGGCGTCGCGGCCGCTTCGTGGTCGCCATCGAGAAGAGCGGCAATGCCTCGGTGCTTGAGCAAGCACGGAGGGGCGGCGTCTTGGTGCTGGAAGGCAACGCGTGCGAGGAGTCGACGCTGCGGCGCGCTCGTGTGGCCGGCGCGGAATGCCTCGTGGCTGCTTGCGCCGACGATCATACCAACACTGCCATCGCCGCGCTGGCCGGGCAGTTGCTTGCCCGGCGGCCGGCGAGCCTCGATCCCCTGCTCGTGCGGCTCCTGATTCGGAACCCGAAGACGCGTGATGTGCTGTTAGGCAGCAAACTCATCCCGACTGGGACCCACCTCGCTCCGCGCGATGATTCGGCGCCGCGCTATCGGGTGAATCTCAGCGATCTCGACTACCACGCCACCGCGGCGCGTCTGGCGCTCAACCACCATGCGTTGGATGTGCGAGACGGCCTCGACACCGAGCCGGTTCGTGAGCACGATGACACAATCGTACACCTGGTCGTGATCGGCTTCGGTCTCATGGGCCGTGCGCTCATGCTCCAAGCCGCGCGCCTTTGCCACTTCGCCAACGAGGTCGGTGAGAACATCTTGCCGCGCATCACGATCGTCGACCACGATCCGTCCAATTGGACGGAGTTCAAGAGCCGACAGAAGCATCTCGACGAGGTTTGTGTGGCGGAATTCCAGACGCACGATCCGAGTGGCACGAGCTTCGCCGACATCATGGCAGCTCTGGGCAACACGCCCAACACGCGTGTCACCTATGCCGTGTGCCTCGAACCGCACAGTGAACCCGACAAGCGTGCCGAGAATGACCGCGTGAATCTTCATCTCAGCATCGAACTGGCCGGTCACGTCGACGCGGCCGTGCAAACGCTGGTGTTCCAATCGACGCGATGCGGATACGCGGCGCTGTTCCCGCCGTCGGATCAGGCGACGGTCCGGCACCTTCATCCATTTGGCATGATCGAGGACATCTACGCGTGGGACGTGCTGCTCCACGAAGCGGAAGACAAGCTCGCCAGCCGCCTGCATCAGTTCTATTTGGAGGGAGAAAAGAAGAAAGCGGATTTCGGAAGCAAACCGGGGCACAAGGCATGGGCCGAGCTTCCTGACTATCTCAAGGATTCGAACCGCCAGGCCGCCGACCACATCCGCATCAAGCTGCGTACGCTCGAGCTGTCAGAGGAAGCCCTGCTCTCAGGGCCGGAACTGTCGACCTCGCAGATCGAGCTACTCGCCAAGATGGAACACGTCCGCTGGTGCGCGGAGAAATGGCTCGACGGCTGGGAATACAGCCCGGACCGCAACAACGACAAGAAGCGCCACGACGACCTGAGAGCCTGGCGCGAGTTGCCGGACACGGAGCGGTGGATCGACCGAGACTTGGTGGCGAAGATCAAGGCAGCCCTGCGCGAGACTGATGGAAAGTCGTGA
- a CDS encoding PIN domain-containing protein encodes MYLEAMRSDAGRQAFERRFFPLLFNTYLSGVVAEELYAGALDKVALGLVDRYIGTLRRVGRVIVPSFEDWSDAGKLIARMTRKQPHVKAKTQQLLNDILIALCARRLGATVFTFNRDDFNLIRRRHRQFSLEVLTPSAW; translated from the coding sequence GTGTATCTGGAGGCCATGCGTTCCGACGCGGGGCGTCAGGCGTTTGAGCGTCGCTTCTTTCCGCTGCTCTTCAACACCTACCTTTCCGGGGTCGTTGCCGAGGAACTGTACGCCGGCGCGTTGGACAAGGTCGCGCTGGGTCTGGTGGACCGGTACATTGGGACCCTGCGAAGGGTCGGGCGCGTGATTGTGCCGAGCTTTGAGGATTGGAGCGACGCCGGCAAGCTCATCGCGCGAATGACCCGCAAGCAACCGCATGTGAAGGCAAAGACACAGCAACTTCTCAACGACATCCTCATCGCGCTGTGCGCCCGACGCCTCGGGGCGACGGTGTTCACTTTCAATCGCGATGACTTCAACCTGATACGGCGCCGCCACCGTCAGTTCTCACTCGAGGTCTTGACGCCGAGCGCCTGGTGA
- a CDS encoding DUF433 domain-containing protein produces the protein MTDQALLGRITFNADIFGGKPIIRGMRISVELILSLLAQGETPEALLADYPDLESADIRACLAYAHAVIAHDSLDAVETANK, from the coding sequence ATGACAGACCAGGCGCTGCTGGGACGCATTACGTTCAACGCAGACATTTTCGGCGGGAAGCCGATCATTCGCGGGATGCGCATCTCGGTTGAACTGATTCTGAGTCTGCTGGCTCAGGGAGAGACGCCTGAAGCGCTCCTGGCCGACTACCCAGACCTCGAGTCGGCGGACATCCGTGCCTGCCTCGCGTATGCGCACGCCGTCATCGCACACGACTCCCTTGATGCGGTAGAGACGGCAAACAAGTGA
- a CDS encoding DUF5615 family PIN-like protein, whose protein sequence is MKFLVDRCAGRRLSDWLRAEGYDVVETRERGGDPGDAAILNWAADDGRVLVTIDTDFGRIVFAQGARHCGVVRLPDVPAGVRIALMAQVLKRHWGDLEAEAIVTVRGGRIRISRSS, encoded by the coding sequence GTGAAGTTCCTCGTCGATCGCTGTGCCGGCCGCCGTCTGTCCGACTGGCTGCGTGCCGAAGGGTACGACGTTGTCGAGACCCGCGAGCGCGGCGGCGACCCTGGCGATGCCGCCATCCTGAACTGGGCCGCTGACGACGGCCGCGTACTCGTCACGATCGATACGGACTTCGGACGAATCGTCTTCGCCCAAGGCGCGCGCCACTGTGGTGTTGTGCGCTTACCCGACGTCCCTGCCGGCGTGCGCATCGCATTGATGGCGCAGGTGTTGAAGCGGCACTGGGGAGATTTGGAAGCCGAGGCGATCGTGACCGTGCGCGGCGGGAGAATCCGAATCTCCCGGTCTTCGTGA
- a CDS encoding TIR domain-containing protein has protein sequence MPNKTDTKPTVFISWRRHEQAQPHVEWIRDRLARAFPDWSIAIDTYQRGGPKTFQEWMAENLEKSIVLLCIFGPGWREGEDPERPERQRGLADAEDFVRGELQSALDRKIPIITVLIPGGRRPHKEELPEELGRLADLIPIEIRGGLDFETDIDRLIAAIRESFPPPPPPDQPKVWLWILVAVAALVLVAAAAYLMRGGRGPGPPPLVTPSPVAADTPTHTLSPTGTATETRSPTVTVTPAPTQEEREPTVPTAPTAGEDSGTPQKPALRSDRATVEQAVAAVVTQPGYGGSMSSQNLPGVWTGLNEKLHGREIPPLIELLRQPTANDVPWKIVALLRISQRAVDDETTLKAILDALCERGLGAASQAVRAEALSAIRESSLPPERKARCLISGFKLGSGQGQIAAGLAPLLGVIDSLRVQEEATRAMIGLLPAVEETELAELLRALSTVSPPTMRSDVGNAMVKLMKTRVTGSFGSNLGAALEKLDFREAIPALREKLKMADPAEFQWVANLLVKWGDRDAGEVIKKAIDRIRYVGNYQVLGLVSSLVALEGDRCASYVADVLRKETPYIQNALIKGPVKEMRAAPVIEAVRRVRDTTSDKDVKSTADAYLATVQ, from the coding sequence ATGCCGAACAAGACCGACACTAAGCCGACTGTCTTCATCTCGTGGCGTCGCCATGAACAAGCGCAGCCTCACGTGGAATGGATACGGGATCGCCTAGCGCGCGCGTTCCCGGACTGGTCGATTGCCATTGATACCTACCAGCGCGGTGGTCCGAAGACCTTCCAGGAATGGATGGCCGAAAACCTGGAAAAGAGCATCGTCTTGCTATGCATCTTCGGTCCAGGCTGGCGCGAAGGAGAGGACCCGGAGCGGCCGGAGCGCCAGCGGGGCCTGGCCGACGCAGAGGACTTCGTGCGTGGGGAACTGCAAAGCGCACTCGATCGGAAGATTCCCATCATCACGGTCCTCATACCTGGGGGCAGGCGACCGCATAAGGAGGAGCTTCCCGAGGAACTGGGAAGGCTGGCAGACCTCATCCCGATCGAGATTCGCGGCGGCCTCGACTTCGAAACTGATATCGATCGGCTCATCGCCGCCATCCGGGAGTCATTCCCGCCGCCCCCACCGCCAGACCAACCGAAAGTGTGGTTGTGGATACTTGTAGCGGTTGCCGCGTTGGTCCTGGTAGCAGCAGCCGCGTACCTGATGCGGGGTGGCCGTGGTCCAGGCCCCCCGCCGTTGGTGACTCCGTCGCCGGTTGCCGCGGATACGCCGACGCACACTCTAAGCCCTACTGGCACGGCGACCGAGACAAGGAGCCCCACCGTAACGGTGACTCCAGCTCCTACACAGGAGGAGCGCGAGCCGACCGTTCCCACAGCGCCCACGGCGGGCGAAGACTCAGGGACGCCCCAGAAGCCGGCATTAAGGAGTGACCGTGCAACCGTCGAACAAGCTGTGGCTGCGGTGGTTACGCAGCCCGGCTATGGTGGGAGCATGAGCAGCCAAAATCTGCCTGGTGTCTGGACGGGGCTCAATGAGAAGCTGCACGGTCGAGAAATACCCCCATTGATCGAATTGCTAAGACAGCCGACGGCAAACGACGTGCCGTGGAAGATCGTCGCCTTGCTCCGTATCAGTCAGCGGGCGGTGGATGACGAGACGACTTTGAAGGCCATCCTCGATGCGCTCTGTGAGCGGGGGCTTGGCGCGGCAAGCCAGGCGGTAAGGGCGGAAGCGCTGTCTGCGATCAGAGAAAGTTCGCTCCCTCCGGAACGCAAGGCGCGATGCCTGATATCCGGTTTCAAGCTTGGAAGTGGGCAGGGCCAGATTGCCGCAGGCCTTGCGCCTCTCCTAGGTGTGATCGATTCCTTGCGGGTACAAGAGGAGGCGACGCGTGCGATGATCGGTCTGCTTCCTGCCGTAGAAGAGACCGAACTCGCGGAGCTACTCCGGGCGCTGTCGACAGTCTCGCCGCCTACCATGCGTTCAGATGTGGGAAACGCGATGGTGAAGCTCATGAAGACGCGCGTGACGGGATCCTTCGGATCGAACCTTGGCGCTGCTCTTGAGAAGCTTGATTTCCGCGAAGCGATTCCAGCACTGCGTGAGAAGCTCAAGATGGCCGACCCGGCCGAGTTCCAATGGGTGGCCAATCTCTTGGTAAAGTGGGGTGATCGTGATGCCGGTGAGGTGATCAAGAAGGCGATCGACCGAATTCGCTATGTCGGCAATTACCAAGTGCTGGGGTTGGTCTCATCGCTCGTCGCGCTCGAAGGGGACCGCTGCGCTTCGTACGTTGCCGATGTTCTCCGCAAAGAGACTCCGTACATTCAAAATGCGCTGATCAAGGGGCCAGTGAAAGAAATGAGAGCAGCCCCCGTAATTGAAGCTGTCCGCCGCGTCCGGGACACGACCAGCGACAAGGACGTGAAGAGCACAGCCGATGCCTACCTTGCCACCGTTCAGTGA
- a CDS encoding AAA family ATPase: protein MLRELRESSDLQPLTRCRHLLVIFESEGAAWLDFSERTTPANAIDACRVQFVYDAAAIEGEHARQIKGTAFGFLSCLAASVAWQMTRNLETPDFAAALEQGLSAMRDLREKGHGSVSHPGAGFPAERLAAVIKDPGYRFSRAEFPGSAPKSAPASPKSAGMGPSQAWSLLVDSQRCRQRTDDQPAYELARLVLLNGPIALYDVPHVGIGNLIAVHRDEIESLRTLDQLICRYRDHDKGKLPLSIGIFGPPGSGKSFAVSQLAEALLGKQRWLEFNLSQFDTLAELNGAFHQIRDRVLQQQLPVAFFDEFDSQHYRWLQYLLAPMQDGKFQQGQLTHTLGKCIFVFAGATSLTFETFGPPAPSQDALDDERKAHREFVLAKGPDFRSRLDAYLDVVGPNRRMVVAPPDKKAGKSKRAVSNGNNEITETISGYSFREDLEDLTFPISRALMIRSKLGCARDEKLDIDEALVRALLRAERYRHGARSLDKILQPLQAARPGRLQRSLLPPRGQLDMQTHATGFLAQCDGAEPARTVPPMSEADVAAVAPAIHRVWRELGRKGGWLKPWLDAEMADLPAAIEKYNKKQKDPEERKPPWLGKFLIESNREAAGRMPEILDIVGLRLASGRWAADEEAAVRQHLEYHLELLAEAEHHRWMQWHLQQGWRYAAKKDEDHKRHDCLLPFAELAEVQKNKDRDAIRHYPDFAKEAGKKIVFAAADDPHATKPRRSAAKP from the coding sequence TTGCTGCGCGAGTTGCGGGAAAGTTCGGACCTGCAGCCGCTCACTCGTTGCCGGCACCTGCTCGTCATCTTCGAATCGGAGGGAGCGGCCTGGCTCGACTTCAGTGAGCGGACCACACCCGCCAACGCGATCGACGCGTGTCGTGTGCAGTTCGTGTACGACGCTGCGGCCATCGAGGGAGAGCACGCGCGCCAGATCAAAGGGACCGCCTTCGGCTTTCTCTCCTGCCTCGCTGCGTCGGTGGCGTGGCAGATGACGCGTAACCTCGAGACCCCAGACTTCGCTGCAGCGTTGGAGCAAGGCCTGTCGGCCATGCGCGATCTGCGCGAAAAGGGCCATGGCTCGGTCAGTCATCCGGGCGCGGGCTTTCCCGCGGAGCGGCTCGCGGCCGTGATCAAGGATCCCGGCTATCGCTTCTCGCGGGCCGAGTTTCCGGGTTCCGCCCCGAAGTCGGCGCCGGCGTCACCAAAATCGGCGGGCATGGGCCCTTCGCAGGCGTGGAGTCTCTTGGTTGACTCGCAGCGCTGCCGCCAAAGGACGGATGACCAGCCCGCCTACGAGCTGGCCCGGCTGGTCTTGCTGAACGGACCGATTGCCCTCTACGACGTTCCGCACGTGGGCATCGGTAACCTGATCGCCGTCCATCGTGACGAAATCGAATCCTTGCGCACGCTCGATCAACTCATCTGTCGTTATCGCGATCACGACAAAGGCAAGCTCCCGCTCTCGATCGGAATCTTCGGTCCGCCGGGTTCCGGCAAGTCCTTCGCGGTGTCGCAGCTGGCAGAGGCGTTGCTGGGCAAGCAACGCTGGCTGGAATTCAACTTGTCGCAGTTCGACACCTTGGCCGAATTGAACGGGGCGTTCCACCAGATCCGCGATCGCGTGCTCCAGCAGCAGTTGCCGGTGGCGTTCTTCGACGAGTTCGACTCACAGCACTATCGGTGGCTGCAGTACCTGCTGGCTCCGATGCAAGACGGCAAGTTTCAGCAAGGCCAACTCACGCATACGCTCGGCAAGTGCATCTTCGTGTTCGCGGGGGCGACGAGCTTGACGTTCGAGACGTTCGGCCCACCGGCGCCTTCGCAGGACGCGCTCGATGACGAGCGCAAGGCTCATCGCGAGTTTGTCCTCGCCAAGGGTCCAGACTTCAGGAGCCGTCTCGATGCCTATCTCGACGTCGTCGGCCCGAACCGCAGAATGGTTGTAGCGCCACCCGACAAGAAGGCCGGCAAATCAAAGCGTGCAGTTTCGAACGGGAATAACGAGATCACTGAAACCATCTCCGGCTACTCTTTCAGGGAAGATCTCGAAGACCTCACCTTCCCTATCAGCCGCGCGCTGATGATTCGTTCCAAGCTCGGCTGCGCGCGAGACGAGAAGCTGGACATCGACGAGGCGCTGGTCCGCGCGCTCTTGCGGGCCGAGAGGTACAGGCATGGCGCGCGATCGCTCGACAAGATCCTGCAACCCTTGCAGGCGGCGCGACCGGGGCGCCTGCAGCGGTCGTTGTTGCCCCCGCGCGGTCAACTCGACATGCAAACCCACGCAACCGGTTTTCTCGCCCAGTGCGACGGAGCCGAACCCGCGCGGACGGTCCCGCCGATGAGCGAGGCCGACGTGGCGGCTGTAGCCCCGGCGATTCATCGGGTCTGGCGCGAACTGGGCCGCAAGGGCGGGTGGCTGAAGCCATGGCTGGACGCTGAGATGGCGGACCTGCCTGCGGCGATTGAGAAGTACAACAAGAAGCAGAAGGACCCGGAAGAAAGAAAGCCGCCTTGGCTCGGCAAGTTCTTGATCGAGTCGAACCGCGAAGCGGCGGGGCGGATGCCCGAGATTCTCGACATCGTCGGGTTGCGCCTTGCCAGCGGCCGCTGGGCGGCAGACGAAGAAGCGGCCGTGCGCCAGCATCTCGAATATCACTTGGAGCTGTTGGCGGAAGCCGAACACCACCGTTGGATGCAGTGGCATCTGCAACAGGGCTGGCGCTACGCGGCCAAGAAGGACGAAGACCACAAGCGTCACGATTGCCTGCTGCCGTTCGCGGAGCTTGCCGAAGTGCAGAAGAACAAGGACCGCGATGCGATCCGCCACTATCCGGATTTTGCCAAGGAGGCCGGAAAGAAGATCGTATTCGCGGCAGCGGACGATCCGCACGCGACCAAGCCGCGCCGATCCGCCGCCAAGCCGTAG
- a CDS encoding type II toxin-antitoxin system MqsA family antitoxin, translating into MKPTRRQVRLAINGEPIQVRDVAHLGCPRCGEGLFTLAEARLLFRSAQAIYRRKHRLLAATEIGALRRELGLSAAALARALRVNKDLVARWETERAVQSVAYDALLRIVRDVPGSLDYLRSRAA; encoded by the coding sequence ATGAAGCCGACACGCAGACAGGTACGGCTAGCCATCAACGGTGAGCCGATCCAGGTACGCGACGTCGCTCACCTTGGCTGCCCTCGCTGCGGAGAGGGTCTGTTCACGCTGGCGGAGGCTCGCCTGCTCTTCCGTTCCGCTCAGGCCATCTATCGGCGCAAGCACCGGTTGCTCGCTGCCACGGAGATCGGCGCGCTGCGGAGAGAACTCGGGCTGAGCGCCGCGGCATTAGCACGCGCTCTCCGAGTCAACAAAGACCTCGTCGCGCGCTGGGAAACGGAACGGGCGGTTCAAAGCGTCGCGTACGATGCGCTCTTACGCATCGTGCGCGATGTACCCGGGAGCCTGGACTACCTCCGTTCCAGAGCGGCATAA
- a CDS encoding type II toxin-antitoxin system MqsR family toxin produces MPRWLSKVLNRIHTLAASGSVRLTDKALVELAALDLSLDPDDVCLVLSELTRDDFGERLRSQTSPEWLYVFKPEVAGIPVYLKLALRSDCVVISFHEDDKQ; encoded by the coding sequence ATGCCTCGATGGCTTTCAAAGGTTCTCAATCGCATTCACACTCTCGCAGCATCGGGCAGCGTCCGGCTAACGGACAAGGCACTCGTGGAGCTGGCGGCGCTCGACCTGAGCCTCGATCCGGACGATGTGTGCCTCGTCCTGTCCGAGCTGACCCGCGACGACTTCGGCGAACGGCTGCGGTCTCAGACCTCACCGGAATGGCTGTACGTCTTCAAACCAGAAGTTGCTGGTATTCCCGTCTATTTGAAGCTCGCCCTTCGTTCCGACTGTGTGGTCATCTCCTTCCATGAAGACGACAAACAATAG